From Candidatus Persebacteraceae bacterium Df01, a single genomic window includes:
- the thiS gene encoding sulfur carrier protein ThiS, with protein sequence MEITCTVNGIVRHLNSGGTVSDLLNTMNLRGQKIAVEKNGIIVPQSRHQNECLHNGDVIEIVTAVGGG encoded by the coding sequence ATGGAAATCACCTGCACTGTTAACGGCATTGTGCGACATCTGAATAGCGGCGGGACCGTCTCTGACTTGTTGAACACCATGAATTTACGTGGACAAAAAATTGCCGTGGAAAAAAATGGAATCATTGTTCCCCAAAGTAGGCATCAAAATGAATGTCTTCATAATGGCGATGTGATAGAGATTGTCACTGCCGTGGGAGGTGGCTGA
- the trmB gene encoding tRNA (guanosine(46)-N7)-methyltransferase TrmB — MTHSQIPAVKGVRSYVRREGRITVAQKRALQQLWACYVTDAAADMDWPVLFGRKAPLFIEIGCGYGEALAALALAQPENNYVGFEVYTPGVGALLNKLDSAQITNARVVCADAALWLPQMIADDTLAGVYVFFPDPWPKKRHHKRRLLNPAFVALLAQKIMRGGFFHMATDWQSYADATNDYFLANACFERMSEAEAAKRLAARPHTRFAERGINEGRGTTDIIFQRIT; from the coding sequence ATGACGCACTCACAAATTCCTGCTGTCAAAGGCGTACGCAGTTATGTACGTCGTGAAGGACGTATTACCGTTGCGCAAAAGCGCGCTCTGCAACAACTGTGGGCGTGTTATGTGACAGATGCGGCAGCGGATATGGATTGGCCGGTACTGTTTGGTCGTAAGGCGCCGTTATTTATTGAAATTGGCTGTGGTTATGGTGAGGCGCTGGCAGCGTTGGCGTTGGCACAGCCGGAAAATAATTATGTCGGTTTTGAAGTGTATACACCCGGTGTGGGGGCGCTACTTAATAAATTGGATTCAGCGCAAATAACCAACGCACGTGTTGTTTGCGCTGACGCTGCTTTGTGGTTGCCGCAAATGATCGCTGACGATACGTTGGCTGGCGTGTACGTGTTTTTTCCTGATCCGTGGCCAAAAAAACGCCATCATAAGCGCCGTTTGCTCAACCCCGCTTTTGTTGCGCTATTGGCGCAAAAAATCATGCGCGGCGGGTTTTTTCACATGGCTACCGATTGGCAATCCTATGCCGATGCCACAAATGATTATTTTTTGGCTAATGCCTGTTTTGAACGTATGTCCGAGGCGGAAGCGGCGAAGAGGTTGGCGGCGCGTCCACATACCCGTTTTGCTGAACGTGGGATTAACGAAGGTCGGGGGACGACTGATATTATTTTTCAGCGAATTACATAA
- a CDS encoding FAD-binding oxidoreductase, translating into MNNSIPAHARIVIIGAGIHGLSVAAHLKTAADVVIVDKSTIGAGASGIACGVVRNNYYQPAMRELMAHSVGVWESDPEAFSYHSVGYLQISMESMREQVRGIAKEQADIGYESKFIEGAEQTRQYMKQIYPDWRAEGVTSVLHEKRGGYANNKASIQGLAQKACANGATIIENTAVVGLDTDSSGAVRTVRTTRGNIDCEQVVIAVGPWVYECWKMLELPQCIPVAAGGTSEERAMWRYWSLQEGTLGVAPDFLTDASGGLPPVVHVDSDAALRSIVDGHIITEKPWGIYYKPDFHFNGVQGGAAPHEVLRNAVDVSVDPYGPDSPEFIVGEDFAEMWMSALAHCQERFSTEWSQYRREPSGGIGCFTPDNFPVFDRIGGDNVYFIADSNHGYKMIGVGALVAAELQGDEQQLLKPFRFSRFAEGQTHPVSNSPFPWS; encoded by the coding sequence ATGAACAATTCAATTCCCGCGCATGCGCGGATTGTTATTATCGGTGCTGGTATTCACGGCTTATCTGTGGCAGCGCACCTCAAGACTGCCGCTGACGTAGTCATTGTGGACAAGTCAACTATCGGTGCTGGCGCTTCTGGCATTGCTTGCGGTGTAGTACGCAACAACTATTATCAACCTGCTATGCGCGAATTGATGGCGCACAGTGTTGGTGTTTGGGAAAGCGATCCAGAAGCATTTTCGTATCACTCTGTCGGCTATCTACAAATCAGTATGGAATCTATGCGTGAGCAAGTGCGCGGAATTGCCAAAGAACAGGCTGATATTGGTTATGAGTCCAAATTTATTGAAGGAGCTGAGCAAACGCGACAGTACATGAAACAAATTTATCCCGATTGGCGTGCCGAAGGTGTTACTTCAGTGTTACACGAAAAGCGTGGGGGGTATGCCAACAATAAGGCATCAATACAGGGGCTCGCGCAAAAAGCTTGTGCTAACGGCGCAACGATTATTGAAAATACTGCCGTCGTTGGTCTTGATACGGATTCGTCGGGTGCAGTGCGAACGGTTAGAACGACACGTGGCAATATTGATTGCGAGCAGGTCGTTATCGCTGTCGGTCCTTGGGTGTATGAGTGTTGGAAAATGTTGGAATTGCCGCAATGCATACCAGTTGCCGCCGGCGGCACAAGCGAAGAAAGAGCCATGTGGCGCTACTGGTCTTTGCAAGAGGGAACTCTGGGTGTAGCACCGGACTTTCTTACCGATGCGAGCGGTGGTTTGCCACCGGTGGTGCATGTAGATTCTGATGCAGCGTTGCGCTCCATAGTGGATGGTCACATTATCACTGAAAAGCCGTGGGGGATTTATTACAAACCAGATTTTCACTTTAATGGTGTGCAAGGTGGTGCGGCACCACACGAGGTACTTCGAAATGCCGTTGATGTGTCGGTTGACCCTTATGGTCCCGATTCGCCAGAATTTATTGTTGGTGAAGATTTTGCTGAAATGTGGATGTCGGCATTAGCGCACTGTCAGGAACGATTTTCCACTGAATGGTCACAATATCGGCGCGAACCGTCCGGTGGCATTGGCTGTTTTACACCGGATAATTTTCCGGTTTTTGACCGTATTGGTGGCGACAATGTTTATTTTATTGCCGATTCTAATCACGGTTATAAAATGATTGGCGTGGGTGCTTTGGTGGCAGCAGAATTGCAGGGTGACGAACAACAATTGCTTAAGCCGTTTCGATTTTCTCGTTTTGCTGAGGGGCAAACGCATCCAGTTTCTAATAGTCCGTTTCCTTGGAGTTAA
- a CDS encoding thiazole synthase: MADCLRIAGRDYASRLLVGTGKYRDFDETRAAVDASGTQIVTVAVRRTNIGQDAGEPSLLEALPPNQFTILPNTAGCYDAAAAVRTLKLARELLGASLVKLEVLGDEKTLFPDVVQTLAAARELVADGFDVMAYTSDDPIVARELENIGCAAVMPLASLIGSGMGIVNPHNLRIIIENAQVPVIVDAGVGTVSDAAIAMELGCDGVLMNTAIAKARMPVRMAAAMRLAVEAGREAYLAGRMTRQDYAAAPSSPTAGIIGK, encoded by the coding sequence ATGGCAGATTGTTTACGTATTGCCGGACGTGATTATGCTTCACGGCTTTTGGTGGGCACTGGAAAATATCGTGATTTTGATGAAACTCGTGCTGCTGTTGATGCCAGCGGTACTCAAATTGTTACTGTTGCCGTGCGTCGTACAAATATCGGTCAGGACGCAGGTGAACCTTCATTACTGGAGGCTTTGCCGCCAAATCAATTTACCATTTTGCCAAATACCGCCGGCTGTTATGATGCCGCTGCCGCTGTGCGGACGCTTAAATTAGCACGAGAATTGTTAGGTGCTTCGCTTGTCAAACTGGAAGTGTTGGGAGACGAGAAAACGCTGTTTCCCGATGTGGTACAGACATTGGCAGCGGCAAGGGAACTGGTAGCGGATGGTTTTGATGTGATGGCCTATACTAGTGATGACCCAATTGTGGCGAGAGAATTGGAAAATATCGGTTGTGCAGCGGTTATGCCACTGGCCTCTCTCATCGGCTCTGGCATGGGCATCGTTAACCCGCATAATTTGCGAATTATCATAGAAAACGCGCAAGTACCGGTGATTGTAGATGCCGGAGTGGGTACGGTATCAGATGCCGCCATTGCTATGGAGTTGGGTTGCGATGGTGTCCTCATGAATACCGCCATTGCCAAAGCGCGTATGCCAGTACGAATGGCTGCTGCCATGCGCCTGGCTGTTGAAGCTGGGCGGGAAGCATATTTAGCCGGTAGAATGACACGGCAGGATTATGCCGCCGCACCTTCGTCGCCGACGGCCGGCATTATCGGAAAATAA
- the pgi gene encoding glucose-6-phosphate isomerase: protein MFTTSGIEQTHAWKELQAHQRTLIGTHTLRQLFAEDSARFDNFSLQLDDLLMDFSKVCLTAKTVSLLIQLAQAAGVEARRDALFSGDAVNDSEDRPALHTALRSQSKSSLIVGSIDIMTAIRQSQARLIDFAKRIRHGNLTATNEQPFTDVVSIGIGGSDLGPRLVATALRSYHDGPRLHFVSNIDGTHFADIVATLDPCRTLFIVSSKSFSTTETLANAEMAKNWLAHAVGDNDVWRHFAAATAAPEKAAAFGVARECIFELWGWVGGRYSLWSAIGLPLLIAVGTKHFFDLLSGAHCMDKHFCAAPVSKNLPLMLGLVGVWHRNFFRYPTRAVLPYSHRLRHLPAYLQQLDMESNGKQAGAGGRTAVRHTGPVVWGATGSNAQHAFFQLLHQGTDVVPCEFVAVARSHDSALDANHRVLLANCLAQSEALLHGTSGDIEPHRRCVGGRPSITLLFEKITPFTLGRLLALYEHRTFVESVIWGVNAFDQWGVELGKSLIGELLTVMDDEGIAGKDSSTRGQAAHLRRLR, encoded by the coding sequence ATTTTCACCACCAGCGGGATTGAACAAACACATGCGTGGAAGGAGTTGCAGGCGCATCAACGTACGCTGATCGGTACGCATACGCTGCGGCAATTGTTTGCCGAAGACTCGGCACGGTTTGATAATTTCTCTTTGCAGTTAGATGATTTGTTGATGGATTTTTCCAAAGTGTGCCTGACTGCTAAGACCGTTTCATTACTGATTCAGTTAGCGCAAGCTGCGGGTGTTGAAGCGCGGCGTGATGCACTATTTTCTGGTGATGCTGTTAATGACAGTGAAGACCGCCCAGCATTACACACCGCCTTGCGCAGCCAAAGTAAGTCTTCTTTGATTGTTGGTAGTATTGATATTATGACTGCGATTCGCCAATCACAGGCGCGTCTTATTGATTTTGCTAAACGTATTCGCCACGGTAATCTTACTGCCACTAATGAGCAACCTTTTACCGATGTAGTCAGTATCGGTATTGGAGGTAGCGACTTGGGGCCACGCTTAGTGGCAACGGCGCTGCGTTCGTATCACGATGGTCCGAGGTTGCATTTTGTTTCTAATATTGACGGTACTCATTTTGCTGATATCGTGGCCACGCTGGATCCGTGTCGAACGCTATTTATTGTGTCCTCCAAAAGCTTTAGTACCACAGAAACACTCGCTAATGCGGAAATGGCAAAAAACTGGCTGGCTCATGCTGTTGGCGACAATGATGTTTGGCGGCATTTCGCGGCGGCAACGGCTGCGCCTGAAAAAGCAGCAGCTTTTGGTGTCGCCCGCGAATGTATATTTGAATTGTGGGGCTGGGTGGGTGGACGTTATTCATTGTGGTCGGCAATTGGGTTACCACTGCTCATTGCTGTCGGCACAAAACATTTTTTTGATTTGCTGAGCGGTGCACATTGTATGGACAAGCATTTTTGTGCGGCACCGGTATCGAAAAATTTGCCGCTTATGTTGGGGCTTGTTGGCGTTTGGCACCGTAATTTTTTTCGCTATCCAACCCGCGCGGTGTTGCCGTACAGTCACCGGCTACGGCATTTGCCGGCTTATTTGCAGCAGTTGGATATGGAAAGCAATGGCAAACAGGCGGGTGCCGGTGGGAGAACCGCTGTACGACATACCGGACCGGTGGTGTGGGGAGCGACCGGGAGCAATGCGCAGCACGCTTTTTTTCAATTGCTGCACCAAGGTACGGACGTTGTTCCGTGTGAATTTGTCGCAGTTGCACGCAGCCACGATTCGGCACTAGACGCTAATCATCGTGTATTGCTAGCAAATTGTTTGGCTCAATCCGAAGCGCTGCTTCATGGTACTAGCGGCGATATTGAACCTCATCGTCGTTGTGTTGGTGGACGTCCTTCCATTACTTTGTTGTTTGAAAAAATAACACCTTTTACGCTGGGAAGGTTACTGGCATTGTACGAACACCGCACCTTTGTGGAAAGCGTTATTTGGGGTGTGAACGCTTTTGACCAATGGGGCGTGGAATTAGGAAAATCACTGATTGGCGAGCTGTTGACCGTTATGGATGATGAGGGTATTGCCGGGAAAGATTCATCTACCCGTGGGCAGGCCGCACATTTGCGTCGTCTGCGCTGA
- the dut gene encoding dUTP diphosphatase — protein MMLKIETRIIDARVGRDFPSPAYATTGSAGMDLRACLDTPQLIAPGEVANVGTGIAISIGNPGYMALLAPRSGLGVKHGIVLANTIGIIDSDYQNEIRVVLFNRGTDNYNLHPGERMAQLIIMPVARADLKIISDFSQTTERDGGFGSTGRF, from the coding sequence ATTATGCTTAAAATTGAAACCCGTATCATTGATGCTCGTGTGGGACGTGATTTTCCTAGTCCGGCTTATGCCACAACAGGGTCGGCAGGCATGGATTTGCGGGCTTGTTTAGATACACCGCAACTTATCGCGCCGGGCGAAGTTGCCAATGTCGGTACTGGGATTGCTATTTCTATCGGCAATCCCGGTTATATGGCGCTATTAGCGCCGCGCTCCGGGTTGGGTGTTAAACACGGCATTGTATTGGCAAATACTATTGGTATTATTGATTCGGATTATCAAAACGAAATACGGGTAGTGCTATTCAATCGTGGCACCGACAACTATAACTTGCATCCCGGCGAACGCATGGCGCAGTTAATTATCATGCCAGTGGCACGTGCGGATCTCAAAATCATTAGCGATTTTTCACAAACTACAGAGCGTGATGGCGGATTTGGATCCACCGGACGATTTTAA
- a CDS encoding carbohydrate kinase family protein → MLPLITGSIAFDYIMRVNGRFTERLPTPLHPGFSAAYATPSLRRAFGGCAGNIAYGLRQLGDSPTIMGTVGDDFSPYRKYLRSLDIDDTYVKTIPDIFTAQAYIINDDDNSQLILFHAGAANEAHQQSIVDLPTPPPLAIVSPNGREGMLRFGRELAAAQTPFIFDPGQAIDLFSGEELITLMEQCTWAIVNADEFAALEKTTGISRTRATEMVQALIITYGENGSEVFASDTHYHADAARLGETQDTTGCGDAYRAGVIHGLLRDWEWPRIIRFAAVVAGAKAVHNGGQGYCITAAEATTHSEKIFS, encoded by the coding sequence ATGCTACCATTAATTACTGGTTCAATCGCTTTTGATTACATTATGCGCGTCAACGGACGCTTCACCGAACGCCTTCCGACGCCGCTTCATCCCGGATTTAGCGCTGCTTATGCCACACCATCGCTACGCCGCGCCTTTGGCGGCTGTGCCGGTAACATCGCCTACGGGTTGCGACAATTGGGAGATTCTCCAACAATTATGGGAACAGTAGGCGATGATTTTTCGCCCTACCGAAAGTATCTACGTTCCTTAGATATTGATGATACATATGTTAAAACTATCCCCGACATCTTTACTGCACAAGCCTACATTATTAATGACGATGACAATAGTCAATTGATTTTATTTCACGCCGGTGCCGCCAATGAAGCTCACCAACAAAGCATTGTTGACCTGCCCACACCTCCGCCACTGGCCATTGTCAGCCCCAACGGACGTGAGGGAATGCTGCGTTTTGGTCGAGAACTAGCAGCAGCGCAAACACCGTTTATTTTTGATCCTGGTCAGGCGATTGACTTATTTTCGGGAGAAGAGTTAATCACGCTGATGGAACAATGTACTTGGGCAATTGTCAATGCCGATGAATTTGCAGCATTAGAAAAAACTACCGGCATCAGCCGCACTCGAGCCACCGAAATGGTGCAGGCTCTAATCATCACATACGGTGAAAATGGTTCGGAAGTGTTCGCTAGCGATACGCATTACCACGCCGATGCTGCACGACTGGGAGAAACTCAAGACACTACCGGCTGTGGCGATGCTTATCGCGCCGGCGTCATTCACGGGCTGTTACGCGACTGGGAGTGGCCACGAATTATCCGTTTTGCTGCCGTGGTGGCTGGCGCTAAGGCCGTGCACAACGGTGGTCAAGGCTATTGCATCACCGCCGCCGAAGCGACCACGCACAGTGAAAAAATATTTAGCTAA